Proteins from a single region of Drosophila biarmipes strain raj3 chromosome 3R, RU_DBia_V1.1, whole genome shotgun sequence:
- the LOC108026127 gene encoding uncharacterized protein LOC108026127, whose protein sequence is MKLGWLTGSILIILLAGQSESLIWPASSNLGLTLSVSTPIAELFPERRILIDWCFAISYNYPYNLTEFYSIPIWPGFANYKAKREVPQLELTDESFYTKYGHDGGNGMHPKDFSAGELYAFLEDALAGYGFHETCLLRSVCELAQHPFDDSHQHLLSDIVTFVLSPSQHEGFRDDELVYRNAYEQAEQDGFLGRDCLRLYSQCKHDILKLMSQVIFH, encoded by the exons ATGAAACTGGGTTGGTTAACTGGGAGTATCTTAATCATCCTCCTCGCTGGGCAATCCGAATCTCTGATATGGCCAGCCTCTTCTAATTTGGGT TTGACCCTCTCGGTATCCACACCCATTGCTGAACTGTTTCCAGAGCGTCGTATACTGATAGATTGGTGCTTTGCCATCTCCTACAACTATCCCTATAACCTAACCGAGTTCTATAGCATACCCATCTGGCCGGGATTTGCCAACTACAAAGCGAAACGTGAGGTTCCTCAACTCGAACTGACGGATGAGAGTTTCTACACCAAATATGGTCATGATGGAGGGAATGGTATGCACCCCAAGGACTTTTCCGCTGGGGAGCTCTATGCCTTTCTTGAGGACGCACTGGCGGGATATGGCTTTCATGAGACCTGTTTGCTGAGAAGTGTCTGTGAATTGGCCCAGCATCCCTTCGATGATAGCCATCAGCACTTGCTTAGCGACATTGTCACCTTTGTTTTGAG CCCCTCGCAACACGAAGGCTTCCGGGATGACGAACTTGTCTACAGGAATGCCTACGAACAGGCCGAGCAAGATGGCTTTCTGGGTCGGGATTGCCTGAGATTATATTCCCAATGCAAGCACGATATCTTAAAACTCATGAGTCAAGTCATATTTCACTAG
- the LOC108026126 gene encoding uncharacterized protein LOC108026126, with protein MNLPSVHFIGALLSLWSIRIGAEFPLLFPAASVYQVTSSLSVPVVIPDRKLFWDWGLQINYALPAQPSSFYAATIWQDEFSRRGRRHLRNETAKYLPEGVATIHPSDFTAAELYESLENMLVRYGFDESCLLRSVCELARHPFKDIEDNMLTALLTFTLTPSLHEAFAPGENLYREVYEQAEQHGFLGKDCGQLYSNCSVDFLSGISSLLS; from the exons ATGAATCTCCCAAGTGTCCACTTCATTGGCGCTCTGCTGTCGCTGTGGAGCATTCGCATAGGAGCCGAGTTCCCCTTGCTCTTTCCGGCAGCCTCCGTTTACCAGGTCACCTCCTCGCTGTCGGTGCCCGTGGTGATTCCGGATCGGAAACTCTTCTGGGATTGGGGCCTTCAGATAAACTATGCCCTGCCCGCTCAGCCGTCCTCCTTCTACGCGGCCACCATTTGGCAGGATGAGTTCTCGCGCCGGGGAAGGCGCCATTTGCGCAATGAGACCGCCAAGTATCTGCCCGAAGGTGTTGCCACGATCCATCCCAGTGACTTTACGGCCGCAGAGCTGTacgagagtttggagaacatGCTTGTCCGCTATGGATTTGATGAGTCCTGCCTCCTGCGAAGTGTTTGCGAGCTGGCCCGACATCCTTTCAAGGATATTGAAGACAATATGCTCACCGCTCTGTTGACTTTTACACTCAC ACCCTCTTTGCACGAGGCTTTTGCCCCCGGAGAAAATCTCTACCGGGAAGTCTACGAACAGGCCGAACAGCATGGTTTTCTGGGAAAGGATTGTGGCCAACTGTATTCCAATTGTTCCGTGGACTTCCTCAGCGGCATCAGTAGCCTGTTGAGCTGA
- the LOC108026128 gene encoding uncharacterized protein LOC108026128, with the protein MLRAKLFIFLVLYAAFRPSLGEDHCTSKKTQLKDVVPRVFIRRKRAVLFPPGSFVKFTCSFATGLLATYPKGITFVLEEAVYFPVPGTLEDIYPKRFRPKTTTKKPEKLPDSIVYIPGTDWRFKAQTLPKPKWRQPPPKTHRIDDGSYANPFKWQKWSQEKKWQHYKWNEFDPNKAKWAKWTTPSPKWENKWSKSAWESHHYHGHRDRRSLFDRFTKLSSLIGIDVKSCILRTICDSKRLLLPPGYSMLQDMLRVVFTLPRLDGLEDEYTRIMDQDPEDCAADLKSKCNMNLLIWLLSGKVE; encoded by the exons ATGCTACGAGCCAAGCTCTTTATCTTCTTGGTGCTGTATGCCGCTTTCAGGCCAAGTTTGGGAGAAGATCATTGCACATCCAAGAAAACCCAGCTTAAAGACGTAGTGCCTAGAGTTTTTATCAGAAGGAAAAGAGCAGTGCTTTTCCCACCAGGATCATTTGTGAAGTTCACCTGCTCCTTTGCCACAGGTCTGCTGGCCACCTATCCGAAGGGTATAACCTTCGTTTTGGAGGAAGCTGTGTATTTCCCAGTTCCCGGGACGCTAGAGGATATATACCCCAAGAGGTTTCGGCCCAAGACCACGACCAAGAAACCGGAAAAGCTGCCAGATTCCATTGTTTACATACCCGGTACCGATTGGCGTTTCAAAGCCCAGACCTTGCCCAAACCCAAATGGAGACAGCCGCCTCCAAAGACCCATCGCATCGATGATGGTAGCTATGCCAACCCGTTCAAGTGGCAAAAGTGGAGTCAGGAAAAGAAGTGGCAGCATTACAAGTGGAATGAATTCGATCCCAACAAGGCCAAGTGGGCGAAATGGACCACGCCCTCGccaaaatgggaaaacaaatGGAGCAAGTCAGCTTGGGAGTCCCACCATTACCATGGCCATCGGGATCGCAGATCTTTGTTTGATCGCTTCACCAAATTGAGTTCACT GATTGGCATAGATGTGAAGTCCTGTATTTTACGCACCATCTGCGACAGCAAGAGATTACTCCTGCCACCTGGTTACTCCATGCTTCAGGATATGCTGCGTGTGGTTTTCAC TTTGCCCCGTTTGGATGGCTTGGAAGATGAATACACTCGTATAATGGACCAAGATCCTGAGGACTGTGCGGCGGACTTAAAATCTAAGTGTAACA